The Cumulibacter manganitolerans genome contains the following window.
AGGCGGTCGAGATCGTCTCCCGCAAGGGCAACGCTGTGCTGATGCCGGCCGACGAGTATGCGGCCTGGCAGGAGACCGCCTACCTGTTCCGCTCGCCAGCCAACGCCCGCCGGCTGCTCGACGCCTACGAGCGTGCCACCGCGGGCAAGACGCAGGTCCACGAGCTCGACCGCGCCGACGACCCCGTCGAGGACGCCTGAGTGCGGCTGGTCT
Protein-coding sequences here:
- a CDS encoding type II toxin-antitoxin system Phd/YefM family antitoxin codes for the protein MSISASEARKTLFPLIERVNNDREAVEIVSRKGNAVLMPADEYAAWQETAYLFRSPANARRLLDAYERATAGKTQVHELDRADDPVEDA